The DNA region CACAGTGTAATAACGTTCAATTACAAGAGAATTATCACTACCATTGTCCCTTCCCCCGCCCTACTCCCATTTGCTCTCCCCCCTTTTGACACATTCATGTCAGTTACAACTAACTCAGCATGTGACAGAGCCCCCCCCATCAAGGTTGTGGTGACTTATGTTTCTGTTTGCCACTTCCTTTTATTAAATTCAATTTCAGACTATTTATTCATATCTTGCACAGCACTGGAGCTCCATTGTCATTTCTATtctgtttcattctttttttttagcttatcTTTACCTTCTATTTAGGCAAATTTTACTCTTTTAAATcctatttgtctttttatattgccttgtgtttcttttcttaatgCCTTGTAGATctcatgtaaagcactttgaattgcctaGTTGTTGAAAGGTGtgatacaaataaacttgcacTGTGGCCTAAAAATCTCAAGcaatacacaaaatgtattaaagttgGTAATACATCACACAGTACGTTTATCAGGGCATCAAAACAGTAACTAGTTCTCATCAAAACAGAGTCTGTTGTCGTCACCTTAAGATTATACAAACAGCAAcaattgaaaaatgtaaacaaaagagtTTACACTGCAGTAAATCCTACATTTATACAAGACATAATGATGACTATGACTGCACTCCACTGCAGTTAAGCTAGTTAGTTTAGTTAAATGTTTCTGCTCTGTATCTAccacaaatgttgtttttttattcaagaCGTCAAACATTACACTAATGTTTAGGTTAACAATAatcctttaaaatacatttggctTACTGTAATacagtgatgtgtattatttgatattaatcataaaagtagtcttttcataaaatgatatgcagcacaaagttgccacgtatgcaatgttccaggtaaacaactagcagatgttggggccccatactgataagattgaTTATTGTTGGAGGTGGTCTCCCTCGGTATGTGGGAggttatgcgatagaggtcagggtatgtgaaaggtcattctgagaggtctcttttcctgacccctagactgctgtcaAAATAACTTGTCTATCatcggttttggggtactgaggggcCCCTAGATTGAAAACAGAGGATTACAGACTCGTGTGTCAttgtaggaccccatgtatgcctaaatgtataaaaggcgagtttgaacagtgttcgaggcagcagtactgattcggctacgggtgctgtacaggtctagatgcgcatgcctgttgatcctgatctttgatgcaaataaactatattatgtgaaaagtcagtatcagcggagtttccttccatcattgGATCATCACCTACATCTGGGAATTAAGAAGAAATTAACCACAACAGTAAAACTGAAAAGGATATAACATTATGTAAATCACAATTTGCACACTCAATTTGATGTGATAAAGAGTTTTGCACATTGACATTATGTTGAGAAAACTGCAATCGCAAAAATactataaaatatgaatgacaTTGAATATGAATTTGATGAcactagaaaaaaaataacagtagATTAAGAGTCAAAATAAAGATAGATGCATACCAGTGTCAATGTCATTAGCAACTACATGAGCAGCACCACATAGTTTTGCAGCGATGGCTGAGGCTCCACAGCCGCTCCCCAGATCCAGAACTGTCTTACCCCGACACACTCCAGGGTTATCCAACAGATATCTGCAGAGAGGTGGCACTAAATCAGACTAACAGCACTAACTCACGCCCAGTGTCGGTGGTTTATTGTCAGGTTAACCTCTTACCTTGAGAGTGCCTGTCCTCCTGGCCAGTATATGGCCCAGTACGGGTCATCAAAAGGCCAGAGCTCTGGTCTTTCTCGCCAAAATCTGCAGTTTGGGGTGAACAGTCTCAGTCTGACTTCTGGAGTCAGAGTCTGCTCTCCCACTatctctgtgttctctgaaATAAATCTCCGGATGTATTCATCAGACTGACAGCTGTCTGAAAAACATCTATGTCCGTTTGCCTGTTTAAATACTTTGAAAAACGTGTCAACATAACGAGTACACTTTTGGGGCGTTAAAAGTCCCAACATGATCATAAAGTGATTGGAAAACTGTAGCagcttagctagctagcgttcTTGCTAGTCATGTTAGCCACATAGCTGCTGTTTGGAGCGGCTTGTAATGTTTGTCGCTTCAGCTAAAAATCATGTGATGATGTCAGTAAAGAGCGACACCTCTAAACATCACAATGTTGACAGATAAAGGACAACAGACTTGTTAAATCTCCGTACATCTCCATCTGAGGCTATCTATTGTTGTTTTCCACAACACTATTGTGTCCGACCTCCTCAAAACGGGACACACAACCTGGGTTCCGCTCAAAAAGGTTCCTACAAATTTGTATTTGAATTTTCTGATAttatgaatacataaaaaatatattttcagttccTATATGTATTTGCAATATATAGATTAATATAATAAtctctatataatatatatcaatatatatattgaatataatCAATATAATCTGTTAACTGGAAAAAATTCTCTTTTTCAGCAATTCTTATCAAATTATTAACAGTATTACACACAACTTAAAGCTAAAACAAGACACAGATTCATGcatgtaaagacaaaaaaatatgaaattgaataaaattaattaaaattgctatatatagtttataataataattataaactATGAATagcataaaacacaaacagggtGCTATGCATCAAACTGAAGCACGACACAGGATTTCCATAGTGGTTCTGTACAAGTAGAAAGGTTCAAAGTGAACACAAATCATGAAATTAAGTGTCTACTGTaggttttaaaatgtgaaaatgacatgtGTGTGAGCAGATGGTTGACAAAGTCCCAGTCATTCTGTTTATCCCGTGGCAGTGGGGACTGGAGCCTGAGGCTGTAATTACAGCACCCCTTATGTTCTCATCTTGTGTAAAGATATTGCTTtttgatggaggaggtggaggagtacTAATGGATAGTTTTCTTCCTGTCATTGAAGTAACCCAGAGCTGACCCCTGTGGCCGGGCCCAGCGCACCCGCTGATCTGCTCGGGATTGTTTTTATAGATGGCGGCTGTCTATGAGGGCCAGCGGGTGAAGTGAATTGATTTAAAACGGGAATTGCAACCTTGAGTCCTCGGTCTTGTGAGTCAGTGTGGCAGGAGGGCAACAATGTGTTCACAGAGAGatcagatatacacacacacacctgtgtccTCCATTATCCCAGTTGTGATTCAGGCATCTGTTTATAGTGTTACATTTGCTTGTTGCACAGGcctgaaacatttgaaaagcaatttaaagagAACTatacaatacataaaaataaaatattaaaaacagtttATGTGCAAAAACACCTGACCACAGCCAATAAATTCTACTAAAGATGTTTATATTGTCATAATTCTGTGGCTGACTAATAAAAACTAGTCCAGGCTTTGTCGTAACagaatgtttgttttccttttgattgTGTTAGTCACGATTATGCAACTATGAAATGTGCTTTCTACATCCCTCCCAGCAGACACTACAACACTGTTGTaagagtgtttttctttttaaaggctGAGGTTAAATCCTGACAGATGATGCTCCACGTGGCTCTCTGTGTCACAGCATTTCCACACATCGTCCCTCACAGAGAAACCGGTAGAGTCACAGCTGacctcatttcattttaaaatcaagcCTTTAAGCTTTTTCGCCATTCTGAGCATGTTGGGTAAGGTAGGTGTATGTATCAGTATGCTTTTTCTTCCGTCTCTCAGGTTTGTCCATTTTAAGAATATTCAGCTACATTGCTCCACAGTATTGGCCCTGCCCAGCAACAACTATCAGAATCCTTAAATCACCTTCCCCTTCCTCGGATCCTCTCTCTGGATGATCTCTGACTAGAGACATTCCTGATGTTCCTTCAGTAAATCAACATGCCACTCCTACTTGATAAACTCCCACCATAAAAGCAACTTCACCCCAAATCACCAAACCTTTCATCAGTGAGTGAAACACGTTCCCACCCCATTTACTCGAGAAGCTTctctgtttccccatttccccACATCCCAGGAGTTTACAGGAATGCAAGCTGCAGAGACAAAGCACCTAATGCCTTTAACCTCTTACAGCatgaaagagttttttttttcccttataGAAGAAATTGAAGTAATATAGTGCTGTACCTCTGAAAATATTGCCAGGGAACCTGTGGGAGTCCTTGAAGGATTCCCAGGGAAACGATAAAATCTGAGAAATAGCTTAATTTTGCTTTGGAGGTCAGTGGTGAGACGCAAATGTAGTTTGGATGGTCCTTTATATAAAGAAGTTTGGAAACTGAGGTATAGATTAAACAACACAAGGAATGCAGTCTTGCAGTGGCCACATTTGTACTAGAACACCACGGAAATTACTTTTATATACAAATGTTTCACTTGATGCCTCACAATTCAATACAGGCACTTCAGTAGTCAAAGTGGACTAACTAGTAAGTAAACAAATGCTGTAGCTCCCCCTGCTGATCAAGCTGGTTATTTCTGCAGAATAAAGAATCATTCTCTGATGTTTCATTCAAACAAGAGCATCATGTGCGTCATGAGAGTGTGAGATGAGTGGAACCAGAGTCCCACTTAACAAACCTTGTCAGAGGGTGGAGTAAATGACAATGAGTAAATGGCAATGAAATGAAGAAGAATCTGGATCAATGTGCAAAAATGACCATGGCCACTGCcaggcagaggagcagaaagaggagcaggaggagagtgtAGTCGAAGCGGTAAGCAGAGAGTAGTATGCAGTGAGGCCGCagggaggtagtgtgtgtgccgtgatgatgatgatgaatgatgatcaATTCAGTTGGGCCGATTTTTTGTCCCAGTCCAGTCCTGGTTTACATACAACACTTGACCCCACCTTCAAAGGTAAACTAACAGCGTGGAATTCAGTCTCTTGAGGAACAACCACACATTCTAGGAAACGTGTTGGGAAGTAACGCTGGATTTCAGTGGATTTATGAATAATTTCCTTGTTCACTATGAAGAACTATGTCAATTGGTGCTAATTACAAGGGAGATAGCGtaatcagaaaataaatgattcattgaaagtaaatataaacattcattcaaattGCTTTATTATTTGAATCTTTATTCTCCACAGATGTTGAATGTGTGCTTGCCTGtagacacattttacatttgttcatGTTCAGCTGACGTGCTGTGCAGTGACTGAAAGACTCAACGGTTGTGCCAGCAATTAATTGAAATTCATCAATTAGAAGTGTGCTGAGCGAAAATGGTCTCTATTTTCCTTATAATTATTATCAAATTGCAGAGTCCTCTCCAGGCAACTGTGAACTACTATTTTCTAAGAAATTATAGGAAACTATGGGACAcctaaaataaagtgtttctcTCATTTGCGTCAGATGACAGGAGCCAGGATTCCAGAGATAATAAGGTCATGAATCAATCCCCCCAAATATATAAAGATCTGTTTGAATTTCTCAgacattattcatttatttagctATTCAATTGCAttttatgctgttttatttaaatgaaaaaggttgtgcatgtgtttaaATTTCCACTGGAAATCCACACAACTAAAAGACTGTCTCAGaactttgtcttctttttaCCTATACATATTATGCATACTGTATTTCTTTCCAGGAAATGTCCTACACaattattaggaaattatgGACCTGTAAAATAATGCTGTTTCAACGCTCCCTTCATACTGCCAGGAATGAGACTTTGGTGGACTAATACTGAATTTGATCTAAAAGTAGTCAAATTTGAATTTACTGAGACTGGAATCAGCCttacaaaatgtttacatttttaagtaGAATGTAAACTCCCCAAGGTCGCACGAAACCCTAAACATCCAGTTTCCACAGCAGTAGCTTCAACCCTGGATGAAGATGAAAAGGCTGCAGGTAATGCTGTGTTGATTTAGTATGACCACCTGCCAGTTTTCTGCTGACTTTACACCAAGCAGGCTGCAGcttaaataatacataaatatatctAACCTGATGACACCAAGGAATTCTACATCAATACATAAAATATCACGTATAAAGTCATCCTATACCCACAAAACATGGTGTCCCCTCCTGGTTTGAGAGAAGCGGCTTCTGTTGGTCTCTGGACATGTCTGGCTCAGTAGACAAATATCCACAGCAGGACGCCAGCAGAAACACTTGCCAGGAAATTCAGACTGCATCATTTATTTAGAGAGCTTACTCTTTGATTAATACagatcaaaacaatgagctgcacTGAATTGATTTTCCTCCTTTTGATTATTACTGCATGTGATTGGGAGAACAGCCAAATAATCAAACAGTACGCTCAAGTTGGAACTTGCATTCACAGGTCGCTGCCACAGGACCGATCACATCCACGCGATATGCTTCACTGTCAAAGGAAGctgataaaaaaagatttacacaATGGTATCTCGTAGCTATTCTTGTATTACTAGCAACTCATTTCTCCAGTTATGCAAATATCCCAATTAATATGCTTCTGAGGAATAAAGCTTTGTGCAAGAGTGAGCTCAATAATATCCTCAGAAGAACGAGTGGTACTTCTGTTTTCATATAAGAGAGAACGAGGGGGAGAAGAACTCTCAGTGCATAATGTTTTCTCTCGCTCATGATTTTGTTGACAAAGACTCACAGTAACAAAACACAATTACTTCTGATGTTCACtgatttctctctgtatttgttccttctctctttttgtgtgtgtctttgaaatGACTTCTACCATTTTGCTGAGGGAAGTTGGAAAGAAATTAAGTAATTTGctgaaattgtgaaaatgtgttatgCTTTGTCAGGCTGAAATGTCAGCGTGCGAGCAGCGGACGGCTTGGGAACACATTTATGAAAGACAGACGATGTCCATCTGTGGTGAAATACATGGATGAGCTGTCACCTCAGCTATAAGGtgcgatatatatatatatatatatatatatatatacacacacacacatgtatgctgTATGCATGCAGTGTGTCAGCTAAGTGGCATATGGTGAAATAAGCACACATCTGCTCTGAACACTAAACATCTATATTTTCTGATTCATTTAATAAATGCAATTGAGCTGCGCTTGTTTTATTCCATTCCTTTGTCTTTATTGTGAAACCTACATCAGGGTTCCCatacaatgaaacaaatgaagtCCATGTCAAGTGTCAACAGTTCTCTGAATCAGgagatcattttcttttttaagaggGGAACCATGGGAACAGCACAAGATGAGCGacatccacacatacaaacctacacacatacgcacacatacgcacacagacacacacacacacacacacacacacacacacacacacacacacacacacacgtgtaactgcatgtgcttgtttgtgtttgtgtttgtgtcggtGCAGCTGCATATGCATTTaccagactgactgacaggcagatCACAGCCTTAAGTATTACAATGCACAGGACATCAATCTCATTAAATCAGGTTACACAAATGCTGATTGACAACTGAGCTGCTTCCAAACAGGAATGCAGACAATGGTCCCTCTCATCCATGTCCTTGTCTatacaaaaaaaccccagaaaaatCCCAGCTGGAAGACAAAAGTTTCACTGATAAAAACCCATTATCTGTTTAATTA from Enoplosus armatus isolate fEnoArm2 chromosome 6, fEnoArm2.hap1, whole genome shotgun sequence includes:
- the etfbkmt gene encoding electron transfer flavoprotein beta subunit lysine methyltransferase; the encoded protein is MIMLGLLTPQKCTRYVDTFFKVFKQANGHRCFSDSCQSDEYIRRFISENTEIVGEQTLTPEVRLRLFTPNCRFWRERPELWPFDDPYWAIYWPGGQALSRYLLDNPGVCRGKTVLDLGSGCGASAIAAKLCGAAHVVANDIDTVAAVATHMNCELNDLEPPVCLTDNMIGSQAEGFDLILLGDMFYDEALATSLHSWLDCCIKTHGTKVLIGDPGRSHFEEHGIRQLLCQLAQFELPESVQEENYGLTSSSVWCYRPKL